A single Desulfovibrio piger DNA region contains:
- the purD gene encoding phosphoribosylamine--glycine ligase, producing MRILVIGSGGREHALVWKLKQSPRVSEVFVAPGNGGTAREGAINVAVDAGDLDGLVELARKEKIDLVVPGPELPLTGGITDRMREAGIPCFGPDAYCARLEGSKAFAKDVMNRAGVPTARSQVFTDPDKAKNAVVKLGAPLVVKADGLAAGKGVVVARTTQEALDAVDDIMCKRAHGAAGAKLVIEEFLVGEEASFLCLCDGKTAVPLPSAQDHKAAYDGDQGPNTGGMGAYSPAPILPYDQAEAMADMVIRPILAALARDGHPFVGVLYAGLMMTGNGPKVLEYNTRFGDPECQPLLMRLEGDLVQIMLDCIEGRLRPESLSHTSQTALGVVVAAEGYPHAYPKGMVIEGLDEADALPGVKVFHSGTSMDGDKILSSGGRVLCVTALGDTLADAQARAYEGVKAIRMDKSFHRSDIGQKGIRRLEQLAQEEK from the coding sequence GTGCGCATCCTGGTTATCGGTTCCGGCGGGCGTGAGCACGCCCTGGTGTGGAAGCTCAAGCAGAGCCCTCGGGTAAGTGAAGTGTTTGTGGCCCCCGGCAACGGCGGTACGGCCCGTGAGGGCGCCATCAACGTGGCGGTGGACGCCGGAGACCTGGACGGCCTGGTGGAACTGGCCCGCAAGGAAAAGATCGACCTGGTGGTGCCCGGTCCCGAGCTGCCCCTGACCGGGGGCATCACCGACCGCATGCGCGAGGCCGGCATCCCCTGCTTCGGCCCGGATGCCTACTGTGCCCGGCTGGAAGGCAGCAAGGCCTTCGCCAAGGACGTCATGAACCGTGCCGGGGTGCCCACGGCCCGCAGCCAGGTCTTCACCGATCCCGACAAGGCCAAGAACGCCGTGGTCAAACTGGGCGCGCCCCTGGTGGTCAAGGCCGACGGCCTGGCCGCGGGCAAGGGCGTGGTGGTGGCCAGGACCACCCAGGAGGCCCTGGATGCCGTGGATGACATCATGTGCAAGCGCGCGCACGGTGCCGCCGGGGCCAAGCTCGTCATCGAGGAGTTCCTCGTGGGCGAGGAGGCCTCCTTCCTCTGCCTGTGCGACGGCAAAACGGCCGTGCCCCTGCCTTCCGCCCAGGACCACAAGGCCGCCTATGACGGCGACCAGGGCCCCAACACCGGCGGCATGGGCGCCTACAGCCCCGCCCCCATCCTGCCCTACGACCAGGCCGAAGCCATGGCCGACATGGTCATCCGTCCCATCCTGGCCGCGCTTGCCAGGGACGGCCATCCCTTCGTGGGCGTGCTCTATGCCGGTCTGATGATGACCGGGAACGGCCCCAAGGTGCTGGAATACAACACCCGTTTCGGTGACCCCGAATGCCAGCCCCTGCTGATGCGCCTGGAAGGCGATCTGGTGCAGATCATGCTGGACTGCATCGAGGGCAGGCTCCGTCCCGAGAGCCTTTCCCACACTTCCCAGACCGCCCTGGGCGTGGTGGTGGCCGCCGAAGGCTATCCGCACGCCTATCCCAAGGGCATGGTCATCGAGGGCCTGGACGAAGCCGACGCCCTGCCCGGCGTCAAGGTCTTCCACAGCGGCACCAGCATGGACGGCGACAAGATCCTCTCCAGCGGCGGCCGCGTGCTGTGCGTGACCGCGCTGGGCGATACCCTGGCCGACGCCCAGGCCCGTGCCTATGAGGGCGTGAAGGCCATCCGCATGGACAAGAGCTTCCACCGCAGCGACATCGGCCAGAAGGGCATCCGCCGTCTGGAACAGCTGGCGCAGGAAGAAAAGTAA
- a CDS encoding FG-GAP repeat domain-containing protein, whose amino-acid sequence MKFAMKLAFAACLMLVMGLQAQAAQAKSFVLLPFEVHAPQNYSYLSKAVPSTLMGRLSATGATGSMGPRAAGSAAEARKFIGGADYALWGTVSVMGNDCTIVLNSVDKKGATWSQTAQGPMSGLNATVQRLAGAFSSEVLGVAGAAAAGRAGRSDIIRNETGQTESYLNPQFRYQGNSADGSRIRSQRLKDEMVDMAVADFNGDGRNEIAILHDHRLVIYKWGNDGRLGKLGEITISRSNLNFSMRAIDLNRDGAKDLVVATFEEESNRPYSYFYSFRGNKFTEVAKRCSYFVSVINLPPSYQPTLVGQGWDSIKLFAPGVYMMVKQNGTYVLGQRINLPSGANVFNVAWIPGKNGDQLVMLTDDERLKIFQGANQTLIHTTMERFSGSATGMEHYKGMPGLGVDRNYQMPSKYFAPMRLIVADIGHTGEYTLLVNKPISTAAQIFDRYRYFPQGEIHALFWDGVGLGLKWKTRRIRGSVAAVDLADFNNDGTLDLVVGLNTSPDLGVGSRQCLVTAYPLDVSQMNPNAPADLSDFEVTPNY is encoded by the coding sequence ATGAAATTTGCCATGAAGCTGGCGTTTGCCGCCTGCCTGATGCTGGTGATGGGCCTCCAGGCCCAGGCTGCCCAGGCCAAGTCCTTCGTACTGCTGCCGTTTGAGGTGCACGCGCCCCAGAACTACAGCTACCTGTCCAAGGCTGTGCCTTCCACGCTCATGGGCCGCCTCAGCGCCACGGGTGCCACGGGCAGCATGGGCCCCCGCGCGGCCGGCTCCGCTGCCGAGGCCCGCAAGTTCATCGGCGGCGCCGACTACGCCCTGTGGGGCACGGTGAGCGTCATGGGCAATGACTGCACCATCGTCCTCAACAGCGTGGACAAGAAGGGCGCCACCTGGAGCCAGACGGCCCAGGGCCCCATGAGCGGCCTGAACGCCACCGTGCAGCGCCTTGCCGGCGCCTTTTCTTCCGAAGTGCTGGGCGTCGCCGGCGCCGCCGCTGCCGGCCGCGCCGGCCGTTCGGACATCATCCGCAACGAGACCGGCCAGACCGAATCCTACCTGAACCCCCAGTTCCGCTATCAGGGCAACTCCGCTGACGGTTCCCGCATCCGCAGCCAGCGCCTCAAGGACGAGATGGTGGACATGGCCGTGGCCGACTTCAACGGTGACGGCCGCAACGAGATCGCCATCCTGCATGACCACCGTCTGGTCATCTACAAGTGGGGCAACGACGGCCGCCTGGGCAAGCTGGGCGAGATCACCATCTCGCGCAGCAACCTGAACTTCTCCATGCGTGCCATCGACCTCAACCGTGACGGTGCCAAGGACCTGGTGGTGGCCACCTTCGAAGAAGAGAGCAACCGCCCCTACTCCTACTTCTACAGCTTCCGCGGCAACAAGTTCACGGAAGTGGCCAAGCGCTGCTCCTATTTCGTCAGCGTCATCAACCTGCCGCCTTCCTACCAGCCCACGCTGGTGGGCCAGGGCTGGGACTCCATCAAGCTCTTCGCCCCCGGCGTGTACATGATGGTCAAGCAGAACGGCACCTATGTCCTGGGCCAGCGCATCAACCTGCCCAGCGGGGCCAATGTCTTCAACGTGGCCTGGATCCCCGGCAAGAACGGCGACCAGCTGGTCATGCTGACCGATGACGAGCGCCTGAAGATCTTCCAGGGCGCCAACCAGACCCTGATCCACACCACCATGGAACGCTTCTCCGGTTCCGCCACCGGCATGGAGCACTACAAGGGCATGCCGGGCCTGGGCGTGGACCGCAACTACCAGATGCCCAGCAAGTACTTTGCCCCCATGCGTCTCATCGTGGCCGACATCGGCCATACGGGCGAATATACCCTGCTGGTCAACAAGCCCATCTCCACGGCGGCCCAGATTTTCGACCGCTACCGCTACTTCCCCCAGGGCGAGATCCATGCCCTGTTCTGGGACGGCGTGGGCCTGGGCCTGAAGTGGAAGACCCGCCGCATCCGCGGCTCCGTGGCGGCCGTGGATCTGGCCGACTTCAACAACGACGGCACCCTGGACCTGGTGGTGGGCCTGAACACCTCGCCCGACCTGGGTGTGGGCAGCCGCCAGTGCCTGGTCACCGCCTATCCGCTGGACGTGTCGCAGATGAACCCCAACGCGCCTGCCGACCTCAGCGACTTTGAAGTGACCCCCAACTACTAA
- a CDS encoding 7TM diverse intracellular signaling domain-containing protein: protein MTHPLLPTQAASRRLALIVIPLLLVLSLAATCPAVPTPPPASAPTPALPADLSATPRGSAAGQLDILPYLSAFLDTDGDRSVEEVAAPGMLSSFRPLHPRTLPRSSGVTWLRLEIPAAGAGRPAPLVLDLGQGVPAGAVLYTPGIDPLSRQTTWQEDRANWRNLLCLPLPGETPQICYIRLDGQPPLWFAPTLRSLDNLADAPESLLGPGVMLALAVVMLLALLRGITERGQWRFWTALYVGAALTHAVLGGPDLGAGNITPADAVSAMTPGLALMFLAHLARHLMQTPSHSRLLDIQYLLLSLPGAVLALLPLWPDFSWMGRYLPLWPMLALIFVPTTLGAWLMGVPGARRFLLGCLVAALGAGLAVLDFGTLLPPFVQGTLPLWGTALSALIIAGMSAPGRETETAAAGPADPPAPDRSAQSQTITDPNLRLLDTEGNTLPLMTGLSQPAPAPATVEADSASATAIRRLEQALAVPLRELVEQNRQLEQCSLPHDVRSRVEGMGRRARQALRLLHDPAGDAAAPAAPAPTDGARAATRAFDLRRMLQKTHEHCRALAEKSGIALGWHVPSDLEQRYEGPAGDLEETLRLLLEDAVRASKGGKVHFAVRHVPDSKHPGHLLFQVRDTGTGLPPEQRSAPLLARIWELSSAHGGFLGVESGPRGTSVIFTLQLQLPEASADDLPTVLVCAPDAATRRELGAMLRDLPCTCRETGTLAHGLAAGARRGGTPATVLLVCGPEASVEAAPMLRRYHGLAERTGPFGAVALTPDQSQWDELANAGFSHALTLPVSEDALRETVLEILGSHDDVADLGAPLPETRQADAPLPDLFGPVAAPQADQGMPDLLLSTDDMPERTVPAAQAATGGDLPDLFAAPASAGAEAAPAAPLSLTDDMRRDAPVAPVAQTARPEAEQPLPADDEQSGAVRAEAAEASAADDAQPVAPAPADSPVQENDAAPEAAEDGGPAPAPTAPDFPSVPVATMDDATTPEAPLEEEKEEAPAAEAPQEEALPQQGTADAAAPADSPAASSDAADSTEEAVAETGADADMPGPAQDEAAEVPPSAPAFPAPAQEVEAEQPLPADDRQNRDVRADAAEASAADDAQPVAPAPADSPVQENDAAPEAAEDDGPAPAPTAPYFPSVPVAAMDDAATQEAPLEEEKEGAPTAEAPQEEALPQQGTADAAAPADGPAVPSGAADSTEEAVAETGADADMPGPAQDEAAEVPPSAPAFPAPAQEAEAEQPLPADDRQNRDVRAEAAKASAADDAQPVAPAPADSPVQENGAAPEAAEDDGPAPAPTAPDFPSVPVAAMDDAATQEAPLEEEKEEAPTAEAPQEEALPQQGTADAAAPADGPAASSDAADSTEEAVAETGADADMPSPAQDEAAEAPRPAPAFPSADAARPLASGYVSPSLRHAGEWVGEPMPIGTPVSRPVPRREEAASAPVETVVTVRPLRRDVSPDEIARKLGKPSLVPTDKSALITPPPRKGPGSGPAAGTQPAFPGAPVEEAPHAVPGSKDVSSLPDMTPDSTTLLASGREETSRTRAAANTLMRFLSRFHTGSSQPRDDREEDKGPQAPAATVQERQGTPRPIPKKEGPQQKSPEAAAEIPTAANPWIERRTAPRPAAPAPRVPVPPMPQRPQPPDDPEDPLPALMWRMDKYLAEAGYALEQRRLHLVADAAGRLAAEAESYGFRVLGRMARCVESAGRAKDLQAVTDLLPELATAVERHRISLGS from the coding sequence ATGACGCACCCTCTTCTTCCCACGCAGGCCGCCTCCCGCCGGCTGGCCCTGATCGTCATCCCGCTCCTGCTCGTCCTGTCCCTGGCCGCCACCTGTCCGGCGGTCCCGACACCGCCCCCGGCATCCGCGCCCACGCCCGCCCTGCCCGCGGACCTTTCCGCCACGCCCCGGGGCAGCGCAGCGGGACAGCTGGACATCCTGCCCTACCTTTCGGCTTTTCTGGATACGGACGGTGACAGGAGCGTGGAAGAAGTGGCCGCACCGGGCATGCTGTCCTCCTTCCGGCCCCTGCATCCCAGGACCCTGCCCCGCAGCAGCGGCGTGACCTGGCTGCGGCTGGAGATCCCCGCCGCCGGGGCGGGACGTCCCGCCCCCCTGGTGCTCGACCTCGGCCAGGGCGTCCCGGCCGGGGCCGTCCTCTACACGCCCGGCATCGACCCCCTTTCCCGCCAGACAACCTGGCAGGAGGACCGGGCCAACTGGCGCAACCTGCTCTGCCTGCCCCTGCCCGGCGAAACGCCGCAGATCTGCTATATCCGCCTGGACGGGCAGCCGCCCCTCTGGTTCGCGCCCACCCTGCGCAGCCTGGACAATCTGGCGGACGCGCCGGAAAGCCTGCTCGGCCCCGGCGTCATGCTGGCCCTGGCCGTGGTCATGCTGCTGGCCCTGCTGCGCGGCATCACCGAGCGCGGCCAGTGGCGCTTCTGGACGGCCCTGTATGTGGGCGCCGCCCTGACCCATGCCGTGCTGGGCGGGCCGGATCTGGGGGCCGGCAACATCACGCCCGCCGACGCCGTCAGCGCCATGACCCCCGGCCTGGCCCTCATGTTCCTGGCCCATCTGGCCCGGCACCTGATGCAGACCCCCAGCCATTCCCGTCTGCTGGACATCCAGTACCTGCTGCTCTCCCTGCCCGGCGCCGTGCTGGCCCTGCTGCCCCTCTGGCCCGACTTCAGCTGGATGGGCCGCTATCTGCCGCTCTGGCCCATGCTGGCCCTGATCTTCGTGCCCACCACGCTCGGTGCCTGGCTCATGGGCGTACCGGGCGCCCGCCGCTTCCTGCTGGGCTGCCTTGTGGCCGCGCTGGGGGCCGGTCTGGCCGTCCTCGATTTCGGGACCCTGCTCCCGCCCTTCGTCCAGGGCACCCTGCCCCTGTGGGGGACGGCCCTCAGCGCCCTGATCATCGCGGGCATGAGCGCCCCCGGCCGCGAAACGGAGACGGCCGCCGCCGGGCCCGCCGATCCCCCGGCACCGGACCGCTCCGCCCAGAGCCAGACCATCACGGATCCCAACCTGCGCCTGCTGGATACCGAGGGCAACACCCTGCCGCTCATGACCGGCCTCAGCCAGCCTGCTCCCGCGCCGGCCACCGTGGAGGCCGACAGCGCCTCCGCCACGGCCATCCGGCGTCTGGAACAGGCCCTTGCCGTGCCCCTGCGCGAGCTCGTGGAACAGAACCGCCAGCTGGAGCAATGCTCCCTGCCGCATGATGTCCGTTCCCGTGTGGAGGGCATGGGACGCCGCGCCCGGCAGGCCCTGCGTCTGCTGCACGACCCGGCCGGTGATGCCGCCGCGCCTGCGGCACCGGCCCCCACGGACGGCGCCCGCGCCGCAACGCGCGCCTTCGACCTGCGCCGGATGCTGCAAAAAACGCATGAACACTGCCGCGCGCTGGCCGAAAAATCCGGCATCGCCCTGGGCTGGCATGTCCCGTCCGACCTCGAACAGCGCTACGAAGGCCCCGCCGGGGACCTGGAGGAGACGCTCCGTCTGCTGCTGGAGGATGCCGTGCGGGCCAGCAAGGGCGGCAAGGTCCATTTTGCCGTGCGCCATGTACCGGACAGCAAACATCCCGGGCATCTGCTCTTCCAGGTGCGCGACACGGGCACGGGCCTGCCCCCGGAACAGCGCTCCGCGCCGCTCCTGGCCCGCATCTGGGAACTCTCCTCGGCCCACGGCGGCTTCCTGGGCGTGGAGAGCGGCCCCCGCGGCACGTCCGTCATCTTCACCCTGCAGCTGCAGCTCCCGGAAGCGTCTGCCGACGACCTGCCCACGGTCCTGGTCTGCGCTCCCGATGCCGCCACCCGTCGCGAGCTGGGCGCCATGCTGCGCGACCTGCCCTGCACCTGCCGCGAGACAGGCACCCTGGCCCACGGACTGGCCGCCGGGGCCCGCAGGGGCGGGACACCGGCCACGGTGCTGCTGGTCTGCGGTCCCGAGGCCTCTGTGGAAGCCGCGCCGATGCTGCGCCGTTATCACGGCCTTGCCGAAAGGACAGGCCCCTTCGGGGCCGTGGCCCTGACCCCCGACCAGAGCCAGTGGGATGAGCTGGCCAACGCCGGTTTCAGCCATGCCCTGACCCTGCCCGTCTCGGAAGACGCCCTGCGCGAGACCGTGCTGGAGATCCTGGGCAGCCATGACGATGTGGCCGACCTCGGCGCGCCCCTGCCCGAGACCAGGCAGGCCGACGCCCCTCTGCCCGACCTGTTCGGCCCTGTGGCCGCCCCCCAGGCAGACCAGGGCATGCCCGACCTGCTCCTGTCCACCGATGACATGCCGGAGCGGACGGTCCCGGCCGCACAGGCCGCGACAGGCGGAGACCTGCCGGATCTGTTCGCTGCTCCGGCATCTGCCGGGGCGGAGGCGGCTCCGGCGGCGCCCCTCAGCCTGACGGACGACATGCGCCGTGATGCCCCTGTCGCCCCTGTCGCGCAGACCGCCCGTCCTGAGGCCGAACAGCCCCTGCCCGCTGATGACGAACAGTCCGGCGCTGTGCGTGCGGAAGCTGCCGAAGCATCGGCGGCCGATGATGCGCAGCCGGTGGCGCCTGCGCCCGCGGACAGCCCTGTGCAGGAAAACGACGCCGCTCCCGAAGCGGCCGAAGACGGCGGCCCGGCCCCCGCGCCCACGGCACCGGACTTCCCGTCCGTGCCGGTGGCGACAATGGATGATGCGACGACGCCGGAAGCCCCGCTGGAGGAAGAAAAAGAAGAAGCTCCGGCGGCCGAAGCGCCGCAGGAAGAGGCCCTGCCGCAGCAGGGAACGGCGGATGCCGCCGCTCCGGCCGATAGCCCCGCTGCCTCCTCTGACGCAGCGGACAGCACGGAAGAAGCCGTTGCGGAAACAGGGGCCGACGCTGACATGCCGGGCCCCGCGCAGGACGAAGCCGCCGAGGTGCCTCCGAGCGCTCCGGCCTTCCCGGCCCCGGCCCAGGAGGTTGAGGCCGAACAGCCCCTGCCCGCTGACGACCGACAGAACCGCGATGTGCGTGCCGATGCTGCCGAAGCATCGGCGGCCGATGATGCGCAGCCGGTGGCGCCTGCGCCCGCGGACAGCCCTGTGCAGGAAAACGACGCCGCTCCCGAGGCGGCCGAAGACGACGGCCCGGCCCCCGCGCCCACGGCACCGTACTTCCCGTCCGTGCCGGTGGCGGCAATGGATGACGCGGCGACGCAGGAAGCCCCGCTGGAGGAAGAAAAAGAAGGAGCTCCAACGGCCGAAGCACCGCAGGAAGAGGCCCTGCCGCAGCAAGGAACGGCGGATGCCGCCGCTCCGGCCGATGGCCCCGCTGTCCCCTCTGGCGCAGCGGACAGCACGGAAGAAGCCGTTGCGGAAACAGGGGCCGACGCTGACATGCCGGGCCCCGCGCAGGACGAAGCCGCCGAGGTGCCTCCGAGCGCTCCGGCCTTCCCGGCCCCGGCCCAGGAGGCTGAGGCCGAACAGCCCCTGCCCGCTGACGACCGACAGAACCGCGATGTGCGTGCGGAAGCTGCCAAAGCATCGGCGGCCGATGATGCGCAGCCGGTGGCGCCTGCGCCCGCGGACAGCCCTGTGCAGGAAAACGGCGCCGCTCCCGAAGCGGCCGAAGACGACGGCCCGGCCCCCGCGCCCACGGCACCGGACTTCCCGTCCGTGCCGGTGGCGGCAATGGATGACGCGGCGACACAGGAAGCCCCGCTGGAGGAAGAAAAAGAAGAAGCTCCGACGGCCGAAGCGCCGCAGGAAGAGGCCCTGCCGCAGCAGGGAACGGCGGATGCCGCCGCTCCGGCCGATGGCCCCGCTGCCTCCTCTGACGCAGCGGACAGCACGGAGGAAGCCGTTGCGGAAACAGGGGCCGACGCTGACATGCCGAGCCCCGCGCAGGACGAAGCCGCCGAGGCTCCCCGGCCCGCTCCGGCCTTCCCTTCAGCCGATGCGGCGCGTCCCCTTGCCAGCGGCTATGTGAGCCCCAGCCTGCGCCATGCCGGTGAATGGGTGGGCGAGCCCATGCCCATCGGCACACCGGTCAGCCGTCCTGTCCCCCGGCGGGAGGAAGCGGCGTCCGCCCCGGTGGAGACCGTGGTCACGGTCCGTCCCCTGCGACGGGACGTCAGCCCGGACGAGATCGCCCGCAAACTGGGCAAGCCCAGTCTGGTGCCCACGGACAAATCGGCCCTCATCACGCCGCCGCCCCGCAAGGGCCCCGGCTCCGGCCCGGCCGCCGGCACGCAGCCCGCCTTCCCCGGCGCTCCTGTGGAAGAGGCGCCCCATGCCGTGCCCGGCAGCAAGGACGTTTCCAGCCTGCCGGACATGACGCCGGACAGCACCACCCTCCTTGCCAGCGGCCGGGAGGAGACCAGCCGGACCAGGGCGGCGGCCAATACCCTGATGCGCTTCCTTTCCCGTTTCCACACGGGGAGCAGCCAGCCCCGGGACGACAGGGAGGAGGACAAGGGCCCGCAGGCCCCTGCCGCGACCGTGCAGGAACGGCAGGGCACCCCGCGTCCCATCCCCAAAAAGGAAGGACCGCAGCAAAAGTCGCCCGAGGCCGCGGCAGAGATCCCGACCGCGGCCAACCCCTGGATCGAACGCCGGACAGCTCCCCGGCCCGCGGCCCCCGCGCCGCGCGTGCCCGTGCCGCCCATGCCCCAGCGGCCCCAGCCGCCGGACGATCCCGAGGATCCGCTGCCCGCCCTCATGTGGCGCATGGACAAATATCTGGCGGAGGCCGGCTATGCCCTGGAACAGCGCCGCCTGCATCTGGTGGCCGATGCCGCCGGGCGTCTGGCCGCCGAGGCCGAAAGCTACGGTTTCCGGGTACTGGGCCGCATGGCGCGCTGTGTGGAGAGCGCCGGACGCGCCAAGGACCTGCAGGCCGTGACCGACCTGCTGCCCGAACTGGCCACGGCGGTGGAACGCCACCGCATCTCCCTGGGGTCCTGA
- a CDS encoding tetratricopeptide repeat protein translates to MAKKKTSQQPAPARPQAQAPAQDQARATAPARVTTVSLTTCLVSVVVALALGLCIGSMLPGFMESRQAPAPRPQAAAAAQQPAPQQQAAPPQQAKTALSPELNSALLKLQEAVVKEPGKAENWIKLGNFQFDNQNPAAAVTAYENALRLQPGNANVLTDLGIMYRELHRFDDALKAFREAERVQPGHRNALFNQGIVLYYDLKRKDEAEAAWRRLLAADPNAHAPDGTPVSELIKHLH, encoded by the coding sequence ATGGCCAAAAAGAAGACTTCCCAGCAGCCCGCGCCCGCCAGGCCCCAAGCCCAGGCCCCCGCACAGGATCAGGCCCGGGCGACGGCCCCGGCCCGCGTCACCACCGTTTCCCTCACCACCTGCCTGGTCAGCGTGGTGGTGGCCCTTGCCCTGGGCCTGTGCATCGGCAGCATGCTGCCGGGCTTCATGGAGAGCCGCCAGGCCCCCGCTCCCCGTCCCCAGGCGGCCGCTGCGGCCCAGCAGCCCGCCCCGCAGCAGCAGGCGGCGCCCCCGCAGCAGGCCAAGACCGCCCTTTCTCCCGAACTGAACAGCGCCCTGCTCAAGCTGCAGGAAGCCGTGGTCAAGGAACCCGGCAAGGCGGAGAACTGGATCAAACTGGGCAACTTCCAGTTCGACAACCAGAACCCCGCCGCGGCCGTCACGGCCTATGAGAACGCCCTGCGCCTGCAGCCCGGCAATGCCAACGTCCTGACCGACCTGGGCATCATGTACCGCGAGCTCCACCGCTTCGACGACGCCCTCAAGGCCTTCCGCGAGGCCGAGCGCGTCCAGCCCGGGCACAGGAACGCCCTGTTCAACCAGGGCATCGTCCTTTATTACGACCTCAAGCGCAAAGACGAGGCCGAAGCCGCCTGGCGCAGGCTGCTGGCCGCCGATCCCAACGCCCACGCCCCTGACGGGACGCCCGTCTCGGAGCTGATCAAGCACCTGCACTGA
- a CDS encoding RNA methyltransferase, with protein MSTANPSRPSGRSFRLVCPPEQMPQVENLLHAQGYAFEPEPFSPFCRRLLCEPRPLGSSLAAFFGYIYIQDRSSMLPPLALAPRQGEAVLDMCASPGSKTGFLGQLTGPDGFVLGNELSRARLATLRANLHACNLPHVGTCSFEGQALPLTPGTWDAIQLDPPCSGWGTVEKNPQVLKLWQGDKLKGLVGLQRLLLAHAARLLRPGGRVVFSTCTTNDDENEAQVRFAEEELGLVREPLTPFEGFVWEQRPGGEGTLRVDGERSAAQGFYVALLRKPADAPLPELPPVPAGPDARTAARNAARGRNRRDARPALPLGQVVPRSALAGPCCDPGRLPAGEARIYGEQVRFIPAHADVLLPPGFTWQGALLGRMAGGRLHMAPRLRCLLPAVPDPAHSLVLDDISDITALLSGQSRQTGLAGNEAALWWRDLPLARMMLKQGRATLSFS; from the coding sequence ATGAGCACCGCCAATCCTTCCCGCCCCTCGGGGCGTTCCTTCCGTCTGGTCTGCCCGCCGGAGCAGATGCCGCAGGTGGAGAACCTGCTGCACGCCCAGGGCTATGCGTTCGAACCCGAGCCCTTCTCGCCCTTCTGCCGTCGTCTGCTGTGCGAACCGCGGCCCCTGGGCTCCTCGCTGGCCGCCTTTTTCGGCTACATCTACATCCAGGACAGGTCTTCCATGCTGCCGCCCCTGGCCCTGGCGCCCCGGCAGGGCGAGGCCGTGCTGGACATGTGCGCGAGCCCGGGCAGCAAGACGGGTTTTCTGGGCCAGCTCACCGGCCCGGACGGCTTCGTGCTGGGCAACGAGCTTTCCCGCGCCCGCCTGGCCACCCTGCGGGCCAACCTGCATGCCTGCAACCTGCCGCATGTGGGCACCTGTTCCTTCGAGGGCCAGGCCCTGCCCCTGACGCCCGGCACCTGGGACGCCATCCAGCTGGATCCCCCCTGCTCCGGCTGGGGCACGGTGGAAAAGAACCCCCAGGTCCTCAAGCTCTGGCAGGGCGACAAGCTCAAGGGACTGGTGGGCCTGCAACGGCTGCTGCTGGCCCATGCCGCGCGTCTGCTGCGTCCCGGCGGCCGGGTGGTCTTCTCCACCTGCACCACCAACGATGACGAGAACGAAGCGCAGGTGCGCTTTGCCGAAGAGGAACTGGGCCTGGTGCGCGAGCCCCTGACGCCGTTCGAGGGCTTCGTCTGGGAACAGCGCCCCGGCGGCGAGGGCACCCTGCGCGTGGACGGGGAACGCTCGGCGGCCCAGGGCTTTTATGTGGCCCTGCTGCGCAAGCCAGCGGACGCCCCCCTGCCCGAACTGCCGCCCGTCCCGGCCGGGCCCGATGCGCGCACGGCCGCCCGCAACGCGGCCCGCGGCCGCAACCGTCGCGACGCCCGTCCGGCCCTGCCCCTGGGCCAAGTGGTGCCCCGCAGCGCCCTGGCCGGGCCCTGCTGCGATCCCGGCCGCCTGCCCGCCGGCGAGGCCCGCATCTACGGCGAGCAGGTGCGCTTCATCCCGGCCCATGCCGACGTGCTGCTGCCGCCGGGCTTCACCTGGCAGGGGGCCCTGCTGGGCCGCATGGCGGGCGGCCGCCTGCACATGGCGCCCCGCCTGCGCTGCCTGCTGCCCGCCGTCCCCGACCCGGCGCACAGCCTGGTGCTGGACGACATCAGCGACATCACGGCCCTGCTCAGCGGCCAGAGCCGCCAGACCGGCCTTGCGGGCAACGAGGCCGCCCTGTGGTGGCGCGACCTGCCGCTGGCCCGGATGATGCTCAAGCAGGGCCGGGCCACCCTCAGTTTCAGCTAG
- a CDS encoding universal stress protein has product MSYERVLLPVSGKHSGERALKALSQARKLDPREIILLHAVAPSVGSPMPNLTSDKQDVTVKAEALLAPLAAELDHAGIAHQTVILHGLPVETIVKTAREMDAEAIVMFSDGHDDLADKLFGSITEHVLRSTPLPVLVVRQ; this is encoded by the coding sequence ATGAGTTACGAACGTGTCCTTCTGCCCGTGAGCGGCAAGCATTCCGGAGAACGTGCCCTCAAGGCCCTGAGCCAGGCCAGGAAGCTGGATCCCAGGGAGATCATCCTGCTGCATGCTGTGGCGCCCAGCGTGGGCTCCCCCATGCCCAACCTCACGAGCGACAAGCAGGACGTCACCGTCAAGGCCGAAGCCCTCCTGGCGCCTCTTGCGGCTGAACTGGACCATGCCGGCATCGCCCATCAGACCGTCATCCTTCACGGCCTGCCCGTCGAGACCATCGTCAAGACCGCCAGGGAAATGGACGCCGAAGCCATCGTCATGTTCTCGGACGGGCATGACGACCTGGCCGACAAGCTGTTCGGCTCCATCACCGAGCATGTGCTGCGCAGCACGCCGCTGCCCGTGCTGGTCGTCCGCCAGTAG